A portion of the Mus pahari chromosome 17, PAHARI_EIJ_v1.1, whole genome shotgun sequence genome contains these proteins:
- the Tns2 gene encoding tensin-2 isoform X5, protein MVFSLADQALATLTMRKFCEDKVATELQPSQRRYVGYFSGLLSGSIRMNSSPLFLHYVFVPVLPAFEPNTGFQPFLKIYQSMQLVYTSGVYRIAGPGPQQLCISLEPALLLKGDVMVTCYHKGGQGTDRTLVFRVQFHTCTIHGPRLTFPKDQLDEAWADERFPFQASVEFVFSSSPEKVKGNTPRNDPSVSVDYNTTEPAVRWDSYENFNQHHEDSVDGALAHTRGPLDGSPYAQVQRVPRQTPPAPSPELPPPPMLSVSSDSGHSSTLTTEHTAESPGRPPPTAAERQELDRLLGGCGVASAGRGAGRETAILDDEEQPSVGGGLHLGMYSGHRPGLSRRCSCRQGFREPCGIPNGGYYRPEGTLERRRPPYGGYEGHPQGYAETSVEKRRLCRSLSEGPYPYAPELGKTANGDFGYRPAGYREVVILEDPGVPALCSCPACEEKLALPTAALYGLRLEREAAEGWSSEVGKPLLHPVRPGHPLPLLVPACGHHHAPMPDYGCLKPPKVGEEGHEGCSYAVCPEGRYGHSGYPALVTYGYGGAVPSYCPAYGRAPHSCGSPSEGRGYPSPGAHSPRAGSVSPGSPPYLQPRKQGYEIPAEDGRDKYPLPGHLASTGPLAPTESPEPSWRDGSSGHSTLPRSPRDVQCSASSELSGPSTPLHTSSPVQGKESTRRQDTTRSTNLAPTQGLSPGEALPSVVQGAAEKTPELLTSSRPEPLDPSPFSQTSAPSSPNGWPQERSPGGHTNSASSRSPVPTTLPGLRHAPWQGPRGPSDSPDGSPLTPVPTQMPWLVGSPEPPQSSPTPAFPLATSYDANGPTQPPLPEKRHLSVSGQQPSPPARGTNQHVTFASPLPDVTQSPEHPLQETQSNVKFVQDTSKFWYKPHLSRDQAIALLKDKDPGAFLIRDSHSFQGAYGLALKVATPPPSVQPWKGDPSEQLVRHFLIETGPKGVKIKGCPTEPYFGSLSALVSQHSISPISLPCCLRIPSKDPLEETPEAPVPTNMSTAADLLRQGAACSVLYLTSVETESLTGPQAVARASSAALSCSPIPVPAIVHFKVSAQGITLTDNQRKLFFRRHYPVNSITFSSTDPQDRRWTNPDGTTSKIFGFVAKKPGSPWENVCHLFAELDPEQPASAIVTFITKVLLGQRK, encoded by the exons ATGGTGTTCTCTTT GGCAGACCAGGCGCTGGCAACCCTCACCATGAGGAAATTCTGTGAGGACAAGGTGGCCACGGAACTGCAACCCTCCCAACGCCG CTATGTCGGCTACTTCAGCGGGCTGCTGTCTGGCTCCATCAGAATGAACAGCAGCCCACTCTTCCTGCACTATGTGTTTGTTCCTGTGCTACCAGCCTTTGAGCCCAACACAG GCTTCCAGCCTTTCCTCAAGATCTACCAGTCGATGCAGCTGGTCTACACATCTGGAGTCTA CCGCATCGCAGGTCCGGGGCCTCAGCAGCTTTGTATCAGCCTGGAGCCAGCCCTCCTCCTCAAAGGCGATGTCATG gTAACCTGCTACCACAAGGGTGGCCAGGGGACAGACCGGACCCTCGTGTTCCGAGTTCAGTTCCACACATGCACCATCCACGGGCCACGGCTCACCTTCCCAAAGGATCAACTAGATGAGGCCTGGGCTG ACGAGCGGTTCCCTTTCCAAGCCTCAGTGGAGTTTGTTTTCTCCTCCAGCCCTGAGAAAGTCAAAG GCAACACCCCACGGAACGATCCCTCTGTCTCCGTGGATTACAACACGACAGAGCCTGCTGTACGCTGGGACTCCTATGAAAACTTCAATCAGCACCATGAGGATAGCGTGGACG GCGCCTTGGCCCACACAAGGGGCCCCCTGGATGGCAGTCCTTATGCCCAGGTGCAGCGGGTCCCCCGCCAGACACCACCAGCACCTTCTCCAGAGCTTCCCCCACCCCCGATGCTCTCTGTCAGCAGCGACTCCGGCCACTCATCCACGCTAACCACAGAACACACAGCAGAATCCCCCGGCCGACCGCCCCCAACCGCTGCTGAAAGACAGGAGCTGGATCGTCTGCTGGGAGGTTGTGGAGTGGCCAGTGCGGGCCGTGGTGCTGGGCGAGAGACCGCCATCCTAGATGATGAAGAGCAGCCCTCTGTGGGTGGAGGCCTGCACCTTGGGATGTATTCGGGCCACAGGCCTGGCCTCAGTCGCCGCTGCTCCTGCCGTCAAGGCTTCCGGGAGCCTTGTGGGATCCCTAATGGGGGCTACTACCGGCCTGAGGGAACCCTAGAGAGACGACGACCACCCTATGGGGGCTATGAGGGACACccccagggctatgcagaaacCTCTGTGGAGAAGAGGCGCCTCTGCAGGTCGCTGTCAGAAGGGCCGTACCCCTATGCACCCGAGCTGGGGAAAACAGCCAATGGGGACTTTGGCTACCGTCCAGCAGGCTACCGGGAGGTGGTGATCCTGGAGGACCCTGGGGTGCCTGCTTTATGCTCCTGCCCTGCCTGTGAGGAGAAGCTGGCGCTGCCCACCGCAGCCCTGTATGGACTGCGACTAGAGAGGGAGGCTGCAGAGGGGTGGTCCAGCGAGGTAGGCAAGCCTCTCCTACACCCAGTGAGGCCTGGACACCCATTGCCTCTGCTGGTGCCTGCCTGTGGGCATCATCACGCCCCAATGCCTGACTATGGCTGCCTGAAGCCACCCAAGGTGGGTGAGGAAGGGCATGAGGGCTGCTCCTATGCCGTGTGCCCTGAAGGCAGGTATGGGCATTCAGGGTACCCTGCCCTGGTAACCTATGGCTATGGAGGAGCGGTTCCCAGCTACTGCCCAGCGTACGGCCGGGCGCCTCACAGTTGCGGATCTCCAAGTGAAGGCAGAGGGTACCCCAGCCCTGGTGCCCACTCACCACGGGCTGGATCTGTGTCCCCGGGGAGTCCACCCTACCTGCAGCCCAGGAAGCAGGGTTATGAGATTCCTGCGGAGGATGGGAGAGACAAGTACCCACTTCCTGGGCACCTGGCCTCAACAGGACCCTTGGCTCCCACAG AGTCACCTGAACCAtcctggagggatggctccaGTGGACACAGCACGCTACCTCGGTCTCCCCGAGATGTCCAGTGCAGTGCTTCTTCAGAGCTGTCTGGTCCCTCCACGCCCTTACACACCAGCAGCCCAGTTCAGGGCAAGGAAAG CACCCGACGGCAAGACACCACCAGGTCTACCAACTTGGCACCCACTCAGGGACTGAGTCCTGGCGAGGCCTTGCCCTCTGTTGTACAGGGAGCTGCTGAAAAGACTCCTGAGCTGTTGACAAGCAGCAGGCCTGAGCCACTGGACCCTAGCCCCTTCTCCCAGACCTCTGCACCCAGCTCACCCAATGGCTGGCCTCAGGAAAGGAGCCCAGGGGGCCACACCAACAGTGCCAGTTCTCGGAGCCCTGTGCCAACCACCCTGCCTGGACTCCGCCATGCCCCGTGGCAGGGCCCTCGGGGCCCTTCGGATAGCCCAGATGGTTCCCCTCTTACTCCTGTGCCTACCCAGATGCCCTGGCTTGTGGGCAGCCCAGAACCACCCCAGAGctcacccacccctgccttcccCCTGGCTACCTCCTATGATGCCAATGGTCCCACTCAGCCTCCACTTCCTGAAAAACGACACCTGTCCGTGTCTGGGCAACAGCCGTCACCACCAGCCAGAGGCACCAATCAGCATGTCACCTTTGCATCTCCTCTCCCAGATGTCACCCAATCCCCAG AGCACCCTTTACAAGAGACCCAAAGCAATGTCAAGTTTGTCCAGGATACATCAAAGTTCTGGTACAAGCCACACCTTTCCCGAGACCAAG CCATTGCCCTGCTGAAAGACAAGGACCCTGGGGCCTTCCTGATCAGGGACAGCCATTCATTCCAGGGAGCCTATGGGCTGGCCCTCAAGGTGGCCACACCTCCGCCCAGTGTGCAGCCCTGGAAAG GGGACCCCTCAGAACAGCTGGTCCGCCATTTCCTCATTGAGACTGGGCCCAAAGGTGTGAAGATCAAGGGTTGTCCCACTGAGCCCTATTTTG GAAGCCTGTCTGCCCTAGTCTCCCAGCACTccatctctcccatctccctgccctgctgTCTGAGAATTCCTAGCAAAG atcctctagaagaaACCCCAGAGGCCCCAGTGCCCACCAACATGAGCACAGCAGCAGACCTCCTGCGTCAAGGAGCAG CCTGCAGTGTGCTCTACCTGACCTCGGTGGAGACAGAGTCACTGACTGGCCCTCAGGCTGtggccagggccagctctgcagcTCTGAGCTGCAGCCCCATCCCCGTGCCAGCCATTGTCCATTTCAAGGTCTCAGCTCAAGGCATCACACTGACAGACAACCAGAGAAA GCTCTTCTTTCGCCGCCATTACCCAGTGAACAGCATCACCTTCTCTAGCACTGACCCCCAGGACCGCAG ATGGACCAATCCAGATGGAACCACCTCCAA GATCTTTGGTTTCGTGGCCAAGAAGCCAGGAAGTCCCTGGGAAAATGTGTGTCATCTCTTTGCGGAGCTTGACCCGGAACAACCGGCAAGTGCCATCGTCACCTTCATCACCAAAGTTCTACTGGgccagagaaaatga
- the Tns2 gene encoding tensin-2 isoform X6 — MRKFCEDKVATELQPSQRRYVGYFSGLLSGSIRMNSSPLFLHYVFVPVLPAFEPNTGFQPFLKIYQSMQLVYTSGVYRIAGPGPQQLCISLEPALLLKGDVMVTCYHKGGQGTDRTLVFRVQFHTCTIHGPRLTFPKDQLDEAWADERFPFQASVEFVFSSSPEKVKGNTPRNDPSVSVDYNTTEPAVRWDSYENFNQHHEDSVDGALAHTRGPLDGSPYAQVQRVPRQTPPAPSPELPPPPMLSVSSDSGHSSTLTTEHTAESPGRPPPTAAERQELDRLLGGCGVASAGRGAGRETAILDDEEQPSVGGGLHLGMYSGHRPGLSRRCSCRQGFREPCGIPNGGYYRPEGTLERRRPPYGGYEGHPQGYAETSVEKRRLCRSLSEGPYPYAPELGKTANGDFGYRPAGYREVVILEDPGVPALCSCPACEEKLALPTAALYGLRLEREAAEGWSSEVGKPLLHPVRPGHPLPLLVPACGHHHAPMPDYGCLKPPKVGEEGHEGCSYAVCPEGRYGHSGYPALVTYGYGGAVPSYCPAYGRAPHSCGSPSEGRGYPSPGAHSPRAGSVSPGSPPYLQPRKQGYEIPAEDGRDKYPLPGHLASTGPLAPTESPEPSWRDGSSGHSTLPRSPRDVQCSASSELSGPSTPLHTSSPVQGKESTRRQDTTRSTNLAPTQGLSPGEALPSVVQGAAEKTPELLTSSRPEPLDPSPFSQTSAPSSPNGWPQERSPGGHTNSASSRSPVPTTLPGLRHAPWQGPRGPSDSPDGSPLTPVPTQMPWLVGSPEPPQSSPTPAFPLATSYDANGPTQPPLPEKRHLSVSGQQPSPPARGTNQHVTFASPLPDVTQSPEHPLQETQSNVKFVQDTSKFWYKPHLSRDQAIALLKDKDPGAFLIRDSHSFQGAYGLALKVATPPPSVQPWKGDPSEQLVRHFLIETGPKGVKIKGCPTEPYFGSLSALVSQHSISPISLPCCLRIPSKDPLEETPEAPVPTNMSTAADLLRQGAACSVLYLTSVETESLTGPQAVARASSAALSCSPIPVPAIVHFKVSAQGITLTDNQRKLFFRRHYPVNSITFSSTDPQDRRWTNPDGTTSKIFGFVAKKPGSPWENVCHLFAELDPEQPASAIVTFITKVLLGQRK; from the exons ATGAGGAAATTCTGTGAGGACAAGGTGGCCACGGAACTGCAACCCTCCCAACGCCG CTATGTCGGCTACTTCAGCGGGCTGCTGTCTGGCTCCATCAGAATGAACAGCAGCCCACTCTTCCTGCACTATGTGTTTGTTCCTGTGCTACCAGCCTTTGAGCCCAACACAG GCTTCCAGCCTTTCCTCAAGATCTACCAGTCGATGCAGCTGGTCTACACATCTGGAGTCTA CCGCATCGCAGGTCCGGGGCCTCAGCAGCTTTGTATCAGCCTGGAGCCAGCCCTCCTCCTCAAAGGCGATGTCATG gTAACCTGCTACCACAAGGGTGGCCAGGGGACAGACCGGACCCTCGTGTTCCGAGTTCAGTTCCACACATGCACCATCCACGGGCCACGGCTCACCTTCCCAAAGGATCAACTAGATGAGGCCTGGGCTG ACGAGCGGTTCCCTTTCCAAGCCTCAGTGGAGTTTGTTTTCTCCTCCAGCCCTGAGAAAGTCAAAG GCAACACCCCACGGAACGATCCCTCTGTCTCCGTGGATTACAACACGACAGAGCCTGCTGTACGCTGGGACTCCTATGAAAACTTCAATCAGCACCATGAGGATAGCGTGGACG GCGCCTTGGCCCACACAAGGGGCCCCCTGGATGGCAGTCCTTATGCCCAGGTGCAGCGGGTCCCCCGCCAGACACCACCAGCACCTTCTCCAGAGCTTCCCCCACCCCCGATGCTCTCTGTCAGCAGCGACTCCGGCCACTCATCCACGCTAACCACAGAACACACAGCAGAATCCCCCGGCCGACCGCCCCCAACCGCTGCTGAAAGACAGGAGCTGGATCGTCTGCTGGGAGGTTGTGGAGTGGCCAGTGCGGGCCGTGGTGCTGGGCGAGAGACCGCCATCCTAGATGATGAAGAGCAGCCCTCTGTGGGTGGAGGCCTGCACCTTGGGATGTATTCGGGCCACAGGCCTGGCCTCAGTCGCCGCTGCTCCTGCCGTCAAGGCTTCCGGGAGCCTTGTGGGATCCCTAATGGGGGCTACTACCGGCCTGAGGGAACCCTAGAGAGACGACGACCACCCTATGGGGGCTATGAGGGACACccccagggctatgcagaaacCTCTGTGGAGAAGAGGCGCCTCTGCAGGTCGCTGTCAGAAGGGCCGTACCCCTATGCACCCGAGCTGGGGAAAACAGCCAATGGGGACTTTGGCTACCGTCCAGCAGGCTACCGGGAGGTGGTGATCCTGGAGGACCCTGGGGTGCCTGCTTTATGCTCCTGCCCTGCCTGTGAGGAGAAGCTGGCGCTGCCCACCGCAGCCCTGTATGGACTGCGACTAGAGAGGGAGGCTGCAGAGGGGTGGTCCAGCGAGGTAGGCAAGCCTCTCCTACACCCAGTGAGGCCTGGACACCCATTGCCTCTGCTGGTGCCTGCCTGTGGGCATCATCACGCCCCAATGCCTGACTATGGCTGCCTGAAGCCACCCAAGGTGGGTGAGGAAGGGCATGAGGGCTGCTCCTATGCCGTGTGCCCTGAAGGCAGGTATGGGCATTCAGGGTACCCTGCCCTGGTAACCTATGGCTATGGAGGAGCGGTTCCCAGCTACTGCCCAGCGTACGGCCGGGCGCCTCACAGTTGCGGATCTCCAAGTGAAGGCAGAGGGTACCCCAGCCCTGGTGCCCACTCACCACGGGCTGGATCTGTGTCCCCGGGGAGTCCACCCTACCTGCAGCCCAGGAAGCAGGGTTATGAGATTCCTGCGGAGGATGGGAGAGACAAGTACCCACTTCCTGGGCACCTGGCCTCAACAGGACCCTTGGCTCCCACAG AGTCACCTGAACCAtcctggagggatggctccaGTGGACACAGCACGCTACCTCGGTCTCCCCGAGATGTCCAGTGCAGTGCTTCTTCAGAGCTGTCTGGTCCCTCCACGCCCTTACACACCAGCAGCCCAGTTCAGGGCAAGGAAAG CACCCGACGGCAAGACACCACCAGGTCTACCAACTTGGCACCCACTCAGGGACTGAGTCCTGGCGAGGCCTTGCCCTCTGTTGTACAGGGAGCTGCTGAAAAGACTCCTGAGCTGTTGACAAGCAGCAGGCCTGAGCCACTGGACCCTAGCCCCTTCTCCCAGACCTCTGCACCCAGCTCACCCAATGGCTGGCCTCAGGAAAGGAGCCCAGGGGGCCACACCAACAGTGCCAGTTCTCGGAGCCCTGTGCCAACCACCCTGCCTGGACTCCGCCATGCCCCGTGGCAGGGCCCTCGGGGCCCTTCGGATAGCCCAGATGGTTCCCCTCTTACTCCTGTGCCTACCCAGATGCCCTGGCTTGTGGGCAGCCCAGAACCACCCCAGAGctcacccacccctgccttcccCCTGGCTACCTCCTATGATGCCAATGGTCCCACTCAGCCTCCACTTCCTGAAAAACGACACCTGTCCGTGTCTGGGCAACAGCCGTCACCACCAGCCAGAGGCACCAATCAGCATGTCACCTTTGCATCTCCTCTCCCAGATGTCACCCAATCCCCAG AGCACCCTTTACAAGAGACCCAAAGCAATGTCAAGTTTGTCCAGGATACATCAAAGTTCTGGTACAAGCCACACCTTTCCCGAGACCAAG CCATTGCCCTGCTGAAAGACAAGGACCCTGGGGCCTTCCTGATCAGGGACAGCCATTCATTCCAGGGAGCCTATGGGCTGGCCCTCAAGGTGGCCACACCTCCGCCCAGTGTGCAGCCCTGGAAAG GGGACCCCTCAGAACAGCTGGTCCGCCATTTCCTCATTGAGACTGGGCCCAAAGGTGTGAAGATCAAGGGTTGTCCCACTGAGCCCTATTTTG GAAGCCTGTCTGCCCTAGTCTCCCAGCACTccatctctcccatctccctgccctgctgTCTGAGAATTCCTAGCAAAG atcctctagaagaaACCCCAGAGGCCCCAGTGCCCACCAACATGAGCACAGCAGCAGACCTCCTGCGTCAAGGAGCAG CCTGCAGTGTGCTCTACCTGACCTCGGTGGAGACAGAGTCACTGACTGGCCCTCAGGCTGtggccagggccagctctgcagcTCTGAGCTGCAGCCCCATCCCCGTGCCAGCCATTGTCCATTTCAAGGTCTCAGCTCAAGGCATCACACTGACAGACAACCAGAGAAA GCTCTTCTTTCGCCGCCATTACCCAGTGAACAGCATCACCTTCTCTAGCACTGACCCCCAGGACCGCAG ATGGACCAATCCAGATGGAACCACCTCCAA GATCTTTGGTTTCGTGGCCAAGAAGCCAGGAAGTCCCTGGGAAAATGTGTGTCATCTCTTTGCGGAGCTTGACCCGGAACAACCGGCAAGTGCCATCGTCACCTTCATCACCAAAGTTCTACTGGgccagagaaaatga